agaaacagatagGGTTCTTCATGTTTTATGTCGATCAATGCTTGCATGCTTGAGCAGCAAGATTGATGTTGTCCGAACTCCGAACCAATAATGTCACGTTTtgaaccttaaaaaattatcacataaATACGCATCCCCCTTTCTGATGTGGTTTAAAAATTTCCAGAGCTCATATCACTATAAGAACCAGCACCTTGAACTAGAATGAAATGGGTGTACACAATAAGCGAACTATTAGCAAACGTATATGGACCTTATTCGCTCAAAACCTAAGCACCATCTAAAACCCATCCATCATGACATAGGACTTCCGAGTTGCAACCTACCAAGAACAGAGTAAATTGAAAGAAGTCGTGCCGGATAGAGGACTAGTTTGTCAGTAGAAGCCATGAGAAAGCGCTAATCATCACCGTATGCTCGGAAACTATACCGCTCTTGGTATGGTCCATTGAAGTAAAGGTCAGCCTCAAACCACTTTGGATAAAGCACGAGGTCACCGGCCAAGAATTGCATGTAACGTTCGCTTCCCTCAGGCACGACCCTGACTTCCCCTTCCTCGACGTACACCAGCTGATCCACTTGCCAGTCCCAAGGCAAGCGGCACTTGCCTGTTTTCCACACCGACCATCTCGAAACCCCGAGCTCCTCGAGCCGTTCCTTTGACACTTTCCTCTCCACCCTCACATTGTACAGTTCCTCCAGAGGTTTCTCTATCCGCATTGCCCTTACGCCGCAACATCTCTTGAGGGCATGACTACGTTTCTTGCTGTCTCCAGTGCTTGCTCTCTGAAAGGAAGAGCTGAAAGTTGGAGTCATGGTGATGCTCGCCATTTGTATGTGTGAATATCTCTCCTTATGAAGCTCACCTGGAAGAATGCGAGATCATGTAGATGTAACAATGATAAATGACATGTTTGTAAATGCAGCTTCTTATCCAACAACGGTGTATGGTACACAAATTCAGGCACAAAATCTGCAACCCTTGCTGTTCATCAACGTTATCAGAAACCGGAATGCCCTAGATGAAGCATTCACAATGTTCCATTTCGCATTTCATTCTCATGTTTAGATGGCATCGGATTTAAGCCATATCTATCTGGAAACTCCGATGGATTCCTCTCAAATTTTGCGAAAATTCATCAAACAGACATCAAACACGGAAGAAGCGCCCAAACAAGGAATCGCAAGCTAGGCCGGATTACCTCAGATTGGAAAAAAGCGAGAGAGATTCACCGTCCGATTCAAGCAGACATTTTCACAAACAACTGAAGGGCATCCCAAGTTCTCGCCACTTCAGAACAGTTCAAGAAACGATGTTTAAGTCACCAGAGATGAATTTCTTCTCCATTCAACACCATTCCAAAGCctaagaagaaaagataaatcaatcccatgtttttattttcttccttttacctGTATGAATAATCTTCGAAGGAGATCCTGAGCTCGGCTTCAATCAGGCTAGAGCTAAGCTTTAGCCAAGGTGTGAAAAACCCTGGACGAAGCAAAGAGGGTTTACGACCGTTCCTTATCCAAATCCAATCATTCCTCGCTCTTGCCTCTAAAAAATACCAGATGCATCTCATGGGCCGTTCCACTGTCGGCCCAAATCCCACTTCCGACATGAAAACGCTAATTTTGAGCCGAGGATCCGTGGACATGCACGCGCATCGTACAGTATTCGAGATACCTGATGCTAATCGACTGGTAAATTTGGCGTAtcataatttaaagaaaaaaggatcaatttgggaaattgagtcctcTCGCTTGTATAATTTGTGTTGAATCTTTTAGTCATTAACTAATTAGCTCACTAATATGATGTTTGCTGTGGCAATTTTCATGTGGAAAGAATGAGATAAAATTGAGATTCATAACAATGGCATTTGATGGAAAAAATTACTTTGTGCATCTATTGTGAACTAATGTCGTGCAACTAACCTGTCCATGAAATATGCATTGATTCTCGATCAAATTTACATTTAAACCTTAGAAGAAAATCTCATCTCTAATTGGTCGATTTCTTCGAGTGTCAATATGTCTTATGGTCACGTGACATGACTTTAATGCAAAATAACTTCTCGTTAAATAGCAATTTGcctaagggtgcatttggaaaGTGATTCTCAAAGTCCTTTTGGCCTTTAAAGGCCCTTGGGTAATTATTAAAGTGTTTGGTAGACAATTTTGTGAgcttattttcaaaatcttctATAGGCCATTGTCTCAAGGCCACTATTCACTAGCATCAGGCATCTAGTATTTTCAGAATTTGGAGCTCATAATTAGTGCAATTTTTATTCTAGTTTTGCCTTCACTAATTTTTGCTATTCCTCTTTTACCCATGAATATTGGCACAAtacttctctctccctctactcatcgtctctctctctcaaccaaaGGCACTGTGTGAACCGATTCTAGTCTCGGAGTGCTAGTTGTCGAGGGTCAAGTGTTGCCAAAAGTCAA
The sequence above is drawn from the Eucalyptus grandis isolate ANBG69807.140 chromosome 11, ASM1654582v1, whole genome shotgun sequence genome and encodes:
- the LOC104424737 gene encoding uncharacterized protein LOC104424737, producing the protein MASITMTPTFSSSFQRASTGDSKKRSHALKRCCGVRAMRIEKPLEELYNVRVERKVSKERLEELGVSRWSVWKTGKCRLPWDWQVDQLVYVEEGEVRVVPEGSERYMQFLAGDLVLYPKWFEADLYFNGPYQERYSFRAYGDD